A DNA window from Altererythrobacter sp. B11 contains the following coding sequences:
- a CDS encoding complex I NDUFA9 subunit family protein: MAHLEPLEDRLVVLIGGAGFLGTLVAQELLKRGARVRIADRHPEKAFRLKPLANLGQIQFTRCSVTHAASMEAAISGAYAVVYLVGTFGAGQAALQADGAGLAARVAAEQGVENFAYVSAIGADPTSQSGYASTKGQGEEQVRAAFPRASILRPSVLFGEDDNFINLFAGVIRTFPIVPVFAPEAKLQPLWVEDAANAVVNAVAEPERHGGKVFEIAGPEVLTMMELHRQIARAQARERLLVPVPDGLAGIFAALPGTPLGSDQLSLLRKGSVASGELPGCKQLGIVPRPLELFLDRWMTRYRKYGRFTETAETA; the protein is encoded by the coding sequence ATGGCGCATTTGGAACCTCTCGAAGACAGGCTCGTGGTCCTCATCGGCGGGGCGGGCTTTCTCGGCACGCTGGTGGCGCAGGAGCTGCTGAAGCGCGGCGCGCGCGTGCGCATCGCCGATCGGCACCCTGAAAAAGCCTTCCGCCTGAAGCCGCTCGCCAATCTCGGGCAGATCCAGTTCACCCGCTGCAGCGTCACCCATGCAGCCAGCATGGAAGCCGCGATCAGTGGCGCTTATGCGGTCGTCTATCTGGTGGGCACCTTCGGGGCCGGGCAGGCCGCGCTGCAGGCTGACGGCGCCGGGCTGGCTGCGCGCGTCGCCGCAGAGCAAGGCGTGGAGAACTTCGCCTATGTCTCGGCCATCGGCGCCGATCCGACCTCTCAGAGCGGCTATGCCAGCACCAAGGGTCAAGGTGAAGAGCAGGTGCGCGCCGCCTTCCCCCGCGCCAGCATCCTGCGGCCGAGCGTACTGTTCGGCGAGGACGACAATTTCATCAATTTGTTCGCCGGGGTGATCCGCACCTTCCCGATTGTGCCGGTGTTCGCACCCGAAGCGAAGCTGCAGCCGCTGTGGGTGGAGGACGCCGCCAATGCGGTGGTCAACGCCGTGGCCGAGCCGGAGCGGCACGGCGGCAAGGTTTTCGAGATCGCCGGCCCGGAAGTGCTGACCATGATGGAACTGCATCGGCAGATCGCCCGGGCGCAGGCGCGCGAACGGCTGCTGGTGCCGGTGCCCGATGGCCTGGCAGGCATCTTTGCCGCCCTGCCCGGCACCCCGCTGGGTTCGGACCAGCTCAGCCTGCTGCGCAAGGGCAGCGTCGCGTCGGGAGAGCTTCCCGGATGCAAGCAGCTCGGCATCGTGCCGCGCCCGCTGGAGCTGTTCCTCGACCGGTGGATGACGCGCTATCGCAAATATGGCCGCTTCACCGAGACGGCGGAAACGGCCTGA
- a CDS encoding PQQ-dependent sugar dehydrogenase — MRRVIRAAALAALAIATTVQAQDDKPARAAPPPGFQTAPLGEGPWDLDSEMARIHVEVVARRLDHPWSLAILPDGDMLVTERPGRLRVLRGGMLDPQPIEGLPPVYSAGLAGLMDVALHPDFARNHLIYLSYSKPDPDSPQNATLAVLRARWDGGSTLSDVRDIFVADAWYGKPPLPARCCGQGPSFGSFGGRIAFGPDGYLYVTSGDRNYGEKVQDSTNHFGKILRLTDEGKPAPGNPFSGKEGWRPEIWSTGHRNPLGLSFDSATGRLWETEFGPRGGDELNLIEKGANYGWIEVTQGHHYNGEPAQHIRGVEGMTDPVFAFGPPSINPGNIAVYHGALFPGWEGDLLMPTMSKSLVRMEIGANGAVTAMELMLQEPKQRYRDVKLGPDGAVYLLTDEKDGALLKLTPAAAAAPEAR, encoded by the coding sequence ATGAGGCGAGTGATCCGGGCCGCCGCGCTGGCGGCGCTGGCCATTGCAACCACGGTACAGGCGCAGGACGACAAGCCTGCAAGGGCGGCGCCACCGCCCGGCTTCCAGACTGCACCGCTGGGCGAAGGGCCGTGGGATCTGGATAGCGAGATGGCGCGCATCCACGTGGAGGTGGTCGCGCGCAGGCTGGATCATCCCTGGAGCCTGGCGATCCTGCCCGATGGCGACATGCTGGTGACCGAACGGCCCGGCCGGCTGCGCGTGCTGCGCGGGGGCATGCTCGATCCGCAGCCGATCGAAGGGCTACCGCCGGTCTACAGCGCCGGCCTCGCCGGGCTGATGGACGTGGCGCTCCACCCCGATTTCGCACGCAACCACCTGATCTACCTCAGCTATTCCAAGCCCGATCCGGATAGCCCGCAGAATGCCACGCTGGCCGTGCTGCGCGCGCGGTGGGACGGCGGGAGCACGCTGTCTGATGTGCGCGACATCTTCGTCGCCGATGCCTGGTACGGCAAGCCGCCGCTGCCCGCGCGCTGCTGCGGGCAGGGTCCCTCCTTCGGCAGCTTCGGGGGCCGCATCGCCTTCGGGCCTGACGGCTATCTCTATGTCACCAGCGGCGACCGGAACTATGGCGAGAAGGTGCAGGATAGCACCAACCATTTCGGCAAGATCCTGCGCCTGACGGACGAGGGGAAGCCGGCGCCGGGCAATCCGTTTAGCGGCAAGGAGGGCTGGCGGCCGGAGATCTGGTCCACCGGGCATCGCAATCCGCTGGGCCTCTCCTTCGACTCCGCGACCGGCCGGCTGTGGGAGACGGAGTTCGGCCCGCGGGGCGGCGACGAGCTGAATCTCATTGAAAAGGGGGCGAATTACGGCTGGATCGAGGTGACGCAGGGGCATCACTACAATGGCGAGCCGGCCCAGCATATCCGCGGCGTCGAAGGCATGACGGACCCGGTGTTCGCCTTCGGCCCGCCCTCGATCAATCCCGGCAATATCGCCGTCTATCACGGCGCGCTGTTCCCCGGCTGGGAGGGCGATCTGCTGATGCCGACCATGAGCAAGTCATTGGTTCGCATGGAGATTGGCGCCAATGGCGCGGTGACGGCGATGGAGTTGATGCTGCAGGAGCCGAAGCAACGCTATCGCGACGTGAAACTGGGGCCGGACGGGGCCGTCTACCTGCTCACCGACGAGAAGGACGGGGCGCTGCTGAAGCTCACCCCGGCCGCCGCAGCGGCGCCGGAGGCCCGCTGA
- a CDS encoding AAA family ATPase — protein MIEIIGPEDREERRYAERLAARFREAWPDIEESDDLIKIAACAKVFGGRVQDIDLVVLARLNGRRFRPRRIVTIQEREGNQEHLGEIGLRNIVLTIELKSQDPRNVRFDGLGVSVFYQRDGWKSATEQSVEQMHAFLSDCEQRVQATPWAINLVALQNVEEAALPRRPHNILAGNQGLGSILTALAELKMPYRGAGSIPQLSCCSDDIADKLERLPIFTPLKPTQLDRRRMERLAQRAPQLDALEGDLGQNAFILRGHGGTGKTSLLLNLASRSYQERGARSLLLTYNQALAADLRRLMALTATPGSDDAGGIRVETVMTLVGRVLQRFDLLREDEDLLAEYAARARTLAELLASGDISEEDLAELRRREPDLFRFDHVLIDEGQDWPPSEIEIIRSVFGPERIVVADGIDQLVRGDPASWRYGPDGGLIKVERLRQSLRMKSNLATFARFVAAELGLPGWDLRHNDEAPGGKVLLLEGDLLRVPEFHHALLAEAAAAGNSPIDCLYVVPPELARIGGDGMSGMASFLAGQGISCWDGTAYDIRRDMPRDVMAPRIVQYESCRGLEGWTVLAAGLDRFWEYRIAAAMAARAEALAPAEEAARQRAAQWMMIPLSRAMDTLVLNVTRPDSEIGRILERAARALPDIVSWVK, from the coding sequence ATGATCGAGATCATCGGCCCAGAGGATCGTGAGGAGCGTCGCTACGCCGAGCGGTTGGCAGCAAGGTTCCGTGAGGCTTGGCCGGACATTGAGGAGAGCGATGACCTGATCAAGATCGCCGCTTGCGCCAAGGTCTTCGGTGGCCGCGTGCAGGACATTGACCTTGTCGTGCTGGCGCGCCTCAACGGGCGTCGCTTCCGGCCTCGGCGGATTGTCACCATCCAGGAGCGCGAGGGCAACCAGGAGCATCTTGGCGAGATCGGCCTTCGCAACATTGTCCTGACCATCGAGCTCAAGAGCCAGGATCCGCGCAATGTCCGGTTCGATGGCCTCGGCGTGTCGGTATTCTACCAGCGCGACGGCTGGAAGAGCGCGACCGAGCAGTCGGTTGAGCAGATGCACGCATTCCTCAGCGACTGCGAGCAGCGCGTCCAGGCTACGCCATGGGCGATCAACCTGGTCGCGCTCCAGAATGTGGAGGAGGCGGCATTGCCGCGCCGCCCGCATAATATCCTGGCAGGAAATCAAGGGCTGGGGTCGATCCTGACCGCGCTGGCCGAGCTGAAGATGCCCTATCGCGGCGCCGGCTCGATCCCGCAGCTGTCCTGCTGCAGCGATGATATCGCCGACAAGCTCGAGCGCCTGCCCATCTTCACGCCGCTTAAGCCGACCCAACTCGACCGACGTCGCATGGAGCGTCTGGCGCAGCGCGCGCCGCAGCTTGATGCCCTGGAAGGCGATCTGGGGCAGAACGCGTTCATCCTCCGCGGGCATGGAGGCACCGGCAAGACCAGCCTGCTTCTCAACCTCGCAAGCCGCTCCTACCAGGAGCGTGGCGCTCGCTCTCTGCTGCTGACCTACAACCAGGCGCTTGCCGCGGACCTGCGACGGCTGATGGCCCTCACCGCGACCCCCGGCTCCGACGATGCTGGTGGCATTCGCGTCGAGACGGTGATGACGCTCGTCGGCCGGGTCCTGCAGCGCTTCGACTTGCTGCGCGAGGACGAGGATCTGCTGGCAGAATATGCTGCGCGCGCAAGGACGCTTGCTGAGTTGCTGGCGAGTGGCGACATCTCCGAGGAGGACCTGGCTGAGCTTCGTCGGCGCGAGCCGGACCTGTTCCGCTTTGATCATGTGCTGATCGACGAGGGCCAGGACTGGCCGCCGAGCGAGATCGAGATCATTCGCTCGGTCTTCGGGCCGGAGCGTATTGTGGTAGCCGATGGGATCGACCAGCTTGTGCGCGGCGATCCAGCGAGTTGGCGCTATGGTCCGGACGGAGGCCTCATCAAGGTTGAGCGGCTGAGGCAGAGCCTGCGCATGAAGAGCAACCTTGCGACCTTCGCGAGGTTTGTCGCGGCTGAACTGGGGCTCCCGGGCTGGGATCTGCGTCACAATGACGAGGCGCCGGGCGGCAAGGTGCTGCTGCTGGAGGGCGATCTTCTTCGCGTGCCCGAATTCCACCACGCGTTGCTCGCGGAAGCTGCCGCGGCCGGCAACAGCCCGATTGATTGCCTCTATGTCGTTCCGCCCGAGCTCGCGCGGATCGGGGGGGACGGCATGAGCGGGATGGCAAGCTTCCTCGCAGGCCAAGGCATCAGCTGCTGGGATGGGACAGCTTATGATATCCGGCGGGATATGCCGCGCGACGTGATGGCGCCCCGGATCGTCCAGTATGAAAGCTGCCGCGGACTGGAAGGCTGGACTGTGCTCGCGGCTGGGCTCGATCGCTTCTGGGAATACCGCATTGCAGCCGCCATGGCTGCACGCGCCGAGGCGCTTGCGCCTGCCGAGGAAGCGGCACGCCAGCGGGCGGCGCAGTGGATGATGATCCCTTTGTCGCGGGCAATGGATACCCTGGTGCTCAATGTCACACGCCCTGACAGCGAGATCGGCAGGATCCTGGAGCGGGCCGCGCGTGCCCTGCCCGACATCGTTAGCTGGGTAAAATAG
- a CDS encoding tyrosine-type recombinase/integrase: MLTYIQINAAKAREKAWTLSDSQSLYLVIQPNGSKLWRFNYRFLGKQKKLHLGGWPTISLAEARARRDEAKRKIADGIDPAQEKKRARIAAKYAAANTFQAVAEEWLVKCERDGLAPVTVDKIRWLLAKAYPLIGTIPIAQITPHEALAVLRKVEATGAYESARRMRSVLSRVFRYGVATVRCDKDVAADLRGAIAVPKVKHFAAITRPSEVGMLLRAIDGYSGHKVTVMAMRLSPHVLLRPGELRQAEWTDIDFDEAIWFIPAERMKMRRPHRVPLSRQVIGMLKELHEHTHWWKYLFPCLGKPRRAYGRRAIRTVARTIAASPRENIAELGKPILPS; encoded by the coding sequence ATGCTGACCTACATCCAAATCAATGCCGCCAAGGCGAGAGAGAAGGCTTGGACCCTGAGCGATTCTCAAAGCCTGTATCTGGTCATCCAGCCCAACGGCTCGAAGCTATGGCGCTTCAACTACCGCTTCCTCGGCAAGCAGAAGAAACTTCATCTCGGCGGATGGCCAACCATAAGCCTCGCGGAAGCGCGCGCCCGGCGAGACGAGGCCAAGAGGAAGATTGCCGATGGGATCGATCCGGCGCAGGAGAAAAAGCGCGCGCGGATCGCTGCCAAATACGCTGCCGCCAACACCTTCCAGGCGGTGGCCGAGGAGTGGCTCGTCAAATGCGAGCGGGATGGTCTCGCGCCGGTAACGGTCGACAAGATTCGGTGGTTGCTCGCCAAGGCCTATCCATTGATCGGCACGATCCCGATCGCGCAGATCACCCCGCACGAGGCGCTCGCCGTCCTTCGCAAGGTCGAGGCGACCGGCGCCTACGAAAGCGCACGGCGCATGCGCAGCGTGCTCAGCCGCGTGTTCCGCTATGGCGTTGCGACGGTCCGGTGCGACAAGGATGTGGCGGCCGACCTTCGCGGTGCGATCGCAGTTCCCAAGGTGAAGCACTTCGCGGCGATCACCCGGCCATCCGAGGTCGGTATGCTGCTCCGTGCGATCGACGGCTACAGCGGGCACAAGGTAACAGTCATGGCCATGCGCCTCTCGCCGCATGTGCTGCTACGCCCCGGCGAACTCCGACAGGCGGAATGGACGGACATCGACTTCGACGAGGCCATCTGGTTCATCCCGGCAGAGCGGATGAAGATGCGGCGCCCGCACCGCGTGCCGCTCTCGCGGCAGGTGATTGGGATGCTCAAAGAGCTGCACGAGCACACGCACTGGTGGAAATACCTGTTCCCTTGCCTCGGCAAGCCCCGGCGCGCTTACGGTCGGCGCGCCATTCGAACTGTAGCGCGTACGATTGCGGCGAGCCCGCGCGAGAATATCGCTGAACTCGGGAAGCCTATTTTACCCAGCTAA
- a CDS encoding DEAD/DEAH box helicase codes for MAERSALLREEGLIFQEPLLETLLPYPDGPTIAEACAAAGVDERSAERLSHMLFPDAPNRRLRPHQAQSLRVSLSRNPEAKRNVVVTTGTGSGKTECFLLPILARLLVESREWGTPAPINPWWEDAGAQGPWRHLREAGQRPSALRAIVLYPTNALVEDQVTRLRRALQASVETPGAPAFYFGRYTGVTLGNQTLPALADNPSTQEVAQQIRAIEAELRGIRGREADLISQFSDPRSGEMLTRWDMVSAAPDVMVTNFSMLNIMLMRDAEEPMLASTRRWLEEDRSRCLTLVVDELHSYRGTQGTEVALVVRNLLRRLGLAPTSPQLRCIATSASLDGQAGQDYVEQFFGVPQETFEIIEGNPVPPPAHRRLAAADLAGLSGLGSEALAQAAQERGLIDALAGAALSDGDDRPKPISAVRDALLQDPDDDQAIAAMEGLLASIGEVDPGFTSPRFRAHALVRMIRGFWACSNPGCDQVEEIFRSDGRQIGKLYPAPRARCGCGARVLELLYCFQCGEPFLGGFVSSDGSAPAPADEWYLNAGPRSVPAREVELVFRRRYGQYMWYWPRPAPSGSGWSRTPPSAQGPVRFSFDNAVLDHGLGLLRKARRSEQPTGCFMRVARQPEHDAAIVPALPDRCPHCSEKGYNPDSPIFFSGIVRTPIRAHTTGTGQITQILTDRLVGTLGERGTPARTIVFTDSRDDAAKVGAGLEHNHYRDLMRQLLRRAIAPRQQRSIAMLMREGAAGLPLDQAEAERLARARTQHPEAWAAYRLQARGVSEPDDEAVIAQLESAVAAAPDPSWGEVLHEIEREMVALGVNPPGPKVSLRSIQGIDWWRFYDPPAGEWDRLPPGPLDARAHRHQLVLAHELADVIYDRAGRDLESIGAAFLAPSQALEGRIPLPGSVASEVLASAIRIIGLQKGYNEDPTASAGGFVRTDMPPRLRDYLEAVALLHQADAAQLKQEVEQALQDAGIVSSEWKIRTERTGDLPLVFRLPAREVAYRCMRCARVHCHRSAGICTNHACLRSELAEIPREADIDDYYGWLSRQEAHRLRVEELTGQTKPLEEQRRRQRQFKGALLGPPREHPLISSIDVLSVTTTMEVGVDIGSLQSVVMANVPPQRFNYQQRVGRAGRAGQPFSFAVTLCRDRTHDDYYFSNARRMTGDPPPQPYLDLRQDDIVRRVIAAELLRRAFLSLPADQRPGRTKDSNHGSFGRRGDWQQRYRAPVAAWLVGAPEIPEVVEGLLACSPGDVAARAARIITWARSELVDRIDQAVRDDRLIQEELSERLATAGLLPMFGFPTRVRPLYERPPRSRRDDEAAKVSDRPMDMAISSFSPGAETLKDKMIHVACGFAAYNFRGPHVIPIDPLGQAVTLSRCRSCDATELGASEPGPCTVCGTATEIVSMHEPRGFRTLNDPIDYDEQAERGPMLPPPQLGLMPPDEPGLTLGGLTLQPMPSVPVVLLNDNNGRLFTATRDRDSVNVWDPSLYSPKVDLGGRAMRDDLRFAIGSLKTTDILLMALRSAEVPGPDSVIDVAALPAGLALIWSFTELLRRAAGTVLDIDPSELQAGLQPMRVGASQTRRIFLADSLENGAGYARQLALPARMEEVLEAMRTGSAARFMSARHRRDCDSSCPDCLRSYDNRFLHSLLDWRLALDAADLAAGLPLETSRWLGDQDAEAAAFARTIGSDRLPIIARRAGTLMTLEAPSTGSVLILAHPLWRGINELAHWTIAQREAVDAILAEGNDVTIDFMDMWQLRRSPEKAFLKLAQPAGFSA; via the coding sequence ATGGCGGAACGCAGCGCGCTTCTCCGCGAGGAAGGGCTCATCTTTCAGGAGCCGCTTCTCGAGACATTGCTGCCCTACCCGGACGGGCCGACCATTGCCGAGGCATGCGCAGCCGCAGGCGTGGACGAGCGCTCGGCCGAGCGGCTTTCCCATATGCTGTTTCCCGACGCGCCGAACCGGCGCCTGCGCCCCCATCAGGCACAGTCGCTGCGCGTATCGCTATCTCGCAACCCCGAGGCCAAGCGCAATGTCGTGGTCACCACCGGCACTGGATCGGGCAAGACGGAGTGCTTCCTCCTGCCGATCCTTGCCCGGCTCCTGGTTGAATCGCGGGAATGGGGCACGCCCGCCCCGATCAATCCCTGGTGGGAGGATGCTGGCGCGCAAGGGCCTTGGCGGCACCTGCGCGAGGCCGGGCAGCGGCCCAGCGCGCTGCGTGCGATTGTCCTCTATCCGACCAACGCGCTGGTCGAGGATCAGGTGACGCGCCTCCGCCGCGCGCTCCAGGCCTCGGTGGAGACGCCCGGCGCCCCCGCTTTCTACTTCGGCCGCTATACCGGCGTCACGCTTGGCAACCAGACGCTGCCGGCGCTGGCTGACAATCCGTCCACGCAGGAGGTCGCCCAGCAGATTCGTGCGATCGAGGCTGAGCTGCGCGGTATCCGAGGGCGCGAGGCCGACCTCATCTCGCAATTCTCCGACCCGCGATCGGGCGAGATGCTCACTCGGTGGGACATGGTGAGCGCCGCGCCGGATGTGATGGTCACCAACTTCTCGATGCTCAACATCATGCTGATGCGCGATGCCGAGGAGCCGATGCTCGCCTCCACGAGGCGCTGGCTCGAGGAGGACCGCTCGCGCTGCCTGACGCTAGTTGTCGATGAGCTTCACAGCTACCGGGGCACCCAGGGCACCGAGGTTGCGCTTGTGGTGCGCAACCTCCTCCGTCGCCTGGGGCTGGCGCCCACCTCGCCTCAGCTGCGGTGCATCGCCACCAGCGCCAGCCTCGATGGCCAGGCAGGCCAGGACTATGTCGAGCAGTTCTTCGGCGTTCCGCAGGAGACATTCGAGATCATCGAGGGGAATCCGGTGCCGCCGCCGGCGCATCGGCGACTCGCGGCAGCAGATCTTGCTGGGCTCAGCGGCCTGGGCAGCGAGGCGCTGGCTCAGGCGGCGCAGGAGCGCGGGCTGATCGATGCGCTTGCAGGTGCGGCGCTCAGCGACGGGGATGACCGTCCCAAGCCGATCAGCGCGGTCCGCGATGCGCTGCTCCAGGACCCGGACGACGATCAGGCCATCGCGGCGATGGAGGGGCTGCTCGCGAGCATAGGCGAGGTCGATCCGGGCTTCACCTCGCCTCGGTTCCGGGCGCATGCGCTGGTGCGAATGATCCGCGGCTTCTGGGCCTGCAGCAACCCGGGATGCGACCAGGTGGAGGAAATCTTCCGCAGCGATGGGCGCCAGATCGGCAAGCTTTACCCAGCGCCGCGCGCCCGGTGCGGCTGCGGCGCGCGCGTGCTCGAGCTTCTCTACTGCTTCCAATGCGGCGAGCCTTTTCTCGGAGGCTTTGTAAGCAGCGACGGCAGCGCCCCCGCGCCCGCAGACGAATGGTACCTGAACGCGGGCCCGCGATCGGTTCCAGCACGCGAGGTCGAGCTCGTGTTCCGTCGTCGCTACGGGCAATATATGTGGTACTGGCCGCGCCCCGCGCCGTCGGGCTCGGGCTGGTCCCGGACGCCGCCAAGCGCACAGGGCCCGGTCCGCTTCTCTTTCGACAATGCGGTGCTGGACCACGGGCTTGGGCTGCTGCGTAAGGCGAGACGCTCGGAGCAGCCTACCGGCTGCTTCATGCGGGTAGCGCGACAGCCCGAGCACGACGCCGCAATTGTGCCTGCGCTGCCCGATCGCTGCCCGCATTGCAGCGAGAAGGGCTACAATCCTGACAGCCCGATCTTCTTCAGCGGCATCGTGCGCACCCCCATCCGTGCGCACACCACCGGCACCGGTCAGATCACCCAGATTCTCACGGACCGGCTCGTCGGCACGCTCGGCGAGCGAGGCACGCCCGCACGGACCATCGTTTTCACCGACAGCCGCGACGACGCCGCCAAGGTCGGCGCGGGGCTTGAGCATAATCATTACCGGGACCTGATGCGCCAGCTGCTCAGGCGCGCGATCGCGCCGCGGCAGCAGCGCTCGATCGCGATGCTGATGCGCGAGGGCGCTGCCGGCCTTCCGCTGGACCAGGCTGAGGCGGAGCGGCTAGCGCGCGCTCGAACGCAGCATCCCGAGGCATGGGCGGCATACCGGCTGCAGGCGCGAGGGGTGTCGGAGCCCGATGATGAGGCAGTGATCGCCCAGCTGGAGAGCGCCGTTGCCGCGGCGCCTGACCCCTCCTGGGGCGAGGTGCTTCATGAGATCGAGCGCGAGATGGTCGCACTCGGCGTCAACCCGCCGGGGCCCAAGGTATCGCTGCGCTCGATCCAGGGCATCGACTGGTGGCGCTTCTACGATCCTCCCGCCGGTGAATGGGATCGCCTTCCCCCAGGACCTCTCGATGCGCGCGCGCATCGCCACCAGCTGGTGCTGGCGCATGAGCTTGCCGATGTCATCTATGACCGCGCCGGCCGTGATCTGGAGTCGATCGGCGCAGCGTTCCTCGCGCCTTCCCAGGCGCTGGAAGGGCGGATCCCCCTTCCGGGCAGCGTAGCGAGCGAGGTCCTCGCCTCCGCGATCCGGATCATCGGGCTGCAGAAAGGCTATAATGAGGATCCGACAGCCTCGGCGGGCGGGTTCGTGCGCACGGACATGCCGCCAAGGCTGCGTGATTACCTCGAGGCGGTCGCGCTCCTGCATCAAGCTGACGCCGCGCAGCTGAAGCAGGAGGTTGAGCAGGCCCTTCAGGACGCGGGCATTGTGAGCAGCGAGTGGAAGATCCGCACCGAGCGTACCGGCGACCTGCCGCTTGTGTTCCGCTTGCCGGCCCGCGAGGTCGCCTATCGCTGCATGCGATGCGCGCGAGTCCATTGCCATCGTAGCGCCGGTATCTGCACCAATCACGCTTGCCTTCGGTCGGAACTGGCCGAGATCCCGCGCGAGGCTGACATCGACGACTATTATGGCTGGCTGTCGCGCCAAGAGGCGCACCGGCTGCGCGTCGAGGAGCTCACCGGCCAGACCAAACCGCTCGAGGAGCAGCGACGGCGCCAGCGCCAGTTCAAGGGCGCGCTGCTGGGTCCGCCGCGCGAGCATCCGCTGATCAGCAGCATCGACGTGCTGAGCGTGACGACGACAATGGAGGTCGGCGTCGACATCGGATCGCTGCAAAGCGTGGTGATGGCGAACGTCCCGCCGCAGCGATTCAACTATCAGCAGCGCGTCGGCCGGGCCGGCCGTGCCGGCCAGCCATTCTCGTTCGCGGTGACGCTCTGCCGCGACCGGACGCATGACGACTATTATTTCAGCAATGCGCGGAGAATGACCGGCGACCCGCCGCCGCAGCCTTATCTTGACCTACGCCAGGACGATATCGTGCGGCGCGTGATCGCGGCAGAGCTGCTTCGGCGTGCTTTTCTCTCGCTGCCCGCCGACCAGCGACCGGGGAGGACAAAGGACAGCAACCATGGCAGCTTCGGGCGGCGTGGCGATTGGCAGCAGCGCTATCGCGCCCCGGTTGCAGCCTGGCTTGTTGGCGCACCCGAGATCCCGGAGGTTGTCGAGGGCCTGCTCGCATGCAGCCCCGGGGACGTAGCTGCCCGCGCTGCCAGGATCATCACTTGGGCGCGCAGCGAGCTGGTGGATAGGATAGATCAGGCTGTGCGTGATGATCGCCTAATCCAGGAGGAGTTGAGCGAGCGGCTCGCGACTGCTGGCCTGCTGCCGATGTTTGGCTTTCCGACAAGGGTCCGCCCGCTCTACGAGCGTCCCCCGCGGAGCCGGCGCGATGACGAGGCAGCCAAGGTGTCGGACCGGCCGATGGACATGGCCATCTCAAGCTTCTCGCCGGGCGCGGAGACGCTCAAGGACAAGATGATCCACGTTGCCTGCGGGTTCGCGGCCTATAATTTCCGGGGGCCGCACGTGATCCCGATCGATCCGCTTGGCCAGGCGGTCACGCTGTCGCGCTGCCGCAGCTGCGACGCAACTGAGCTTGGCGCCAGTGAGCCCGGCCCGTGCACGGTCTGCGGCACAGCAACCGAGATCGTCTCGATGCACGAGCCGCGGGGATTCCGGACACTCAACGATCCGATCGACTATGATGAGCAGGCTGAGCGAGGGCCTATGCTGCCGCCGCCGCAGCTTGGGCTGATGCCGCCCGATGAGCCCGGCCTCACGCTGGGCGGCTTGACGCTGCAGCCCATGCCCAGCGTCCCTGTCGTGTTGCTCAACGACAATAATGGCCGCCTGTTCACAGCGACCCGGGATCGCGACAGCGTCAATGTGTGGGACCCGTCGCTCTACTCGCCGAAGGTCGATCTTGGCGGTCGCGCGATGCGGGATGACCTGCGCTTCGCGATCGGCAGCCTCAAGACCACTGACATCCTGCTGATGGCCTTGCGGTCAGCGGAGGTTCCCGGGCCCGATAGCGTCATCGACGTCGCCGCGTTGCCAGCCGGCTTGGCCCTGATCTGGTCCTTCACCGAGCTTCTTCGGCGTGCCGCGGGGACCGTGCTCGACATCGACCCCTCCGAGCTTCAGGCGGGTCTTCAGCCGATGCGCGTCGGTGCCAGCCAGACGCGCCGGATATTCCTCGCGGACAGCCTCGAGAACGGCGCCGGCTATGCCCGGCAGCTGGCGCTGCCGGCGCGGATGGAGGAGGTGCTGGAGGCCATGCGGACAGGATCTGCAGCGCGCTTTATGAGTGCGAGGCATCGCCGCGACTGCGACAGTTCCTGCCCAGACTGCCTGCGCAGCTACGACAATCGTTTCCTTCATTCCCTGCTCGACTGGCGGCTCGCGCTCGACGCAGCGGATCTCGCCGCCGGGCTTCCGCTCGAAACGTCACGCTGGCTTGGCGATCAGGACGCAGAGGCGGCGGCATTCGCCAGAACGATTGGGAGCGACCGGCTGCCGATTATCGCGCGGCGAGCCGGGACGCTAATGACGCTCGAGGCTCCCTCTACCGGCTCAGTCCTCATTCTCGCGCACCCCCTATGGCGGGGCATCAACGAGCTTGCCCACTGGACCATCGCGCAGCGCGAGGCGGTCGATGCGATCCTCGCTGAAGGGAACGATGTGACCATCGACTTCATGGATATGTGGCAGCTTCGGCGCTCACCGGAGAAAGCATTCCTGAAGCTCGCCCAGCCAGCAGGCTTCTCTGCATGA